The following proteins come from a genomic window of Myroides odoratus DSM 2801:
- a CDS encoding PhoH family protein: MNERIIELSEISPKEFWGPQDIHLDVLKKLYPRVKIIARGSLLKIYGEEEVLDEFERKFVRLVKYFTRYNKIDENAIERIVLDSDIQQTTALDDVLVHGVGGKLIKAMTENQHKLVKFVEKNDMVFAIGPAGTGKTYTGVALAVRALKNKEVKRIILTRPAVEAGENLGFLPGDMKEKLDPYMQPLYDALRDMIPPQTLEDYLFKGVIQIAPLAFMRGRTLDNAFVILDEAQNTTHSQMKMFLTRMGKNAKFIITGDPGQIDLPRKVSSGLKEAIEILKDVEGIGMLYLDDKDIVRHKLVKRIVNAYKIVEDRRDTIKPDDIKKVENN, translated from the coding sequence TTGAACGAAAGAATAATAGAACTATCGGAAATTAGCCCTAAAGAGTTTTGGGGACCTCAAGACATCCACTTAGACGTTTTAAAAAAGCTTTACCCTCGTGTTAAAATAATCGCAAGAGGATCTCTATTAAAAATATATGGAGAGGAAGAAGTTTTAGATGAATTTGAACGAAAATTTGTCCGTTTGGTCAAATACTTCACTCGATATAATAAGATTGATGAAAATGCAATTGAGCGCATTGTATTGGATAGTGACATCCAACAAACCACGGCTTTAGACGATGTCTTGGTGCATGGTGTTGGAGGGAAGCTAATCAAGGCTATGACAGAGAATCAGCATAAGTTAGTCAAATTTGTAGAGAAAAACGACATGGTTTTTGCCATAGGCCCTGCGGGTACTGGAAAAACCTATACGGGTGTTGCTTTGGCTGTTCGCGCTTTAAAGAACAAAGAGGTTAAGCGTATTATTCTAACACGTCCTGCAGTGGAAGCTGGTGAAAACTTAGGTTTCTTACCTGGGGATATGAAGGAAAAATTAGATCCGTACATGCAACCGTTATACGATGCATTGCGAGATATGATTCCGCCACAAACCTTAGAAGACTATTTATTCAAAGGCGTGATTCAAATTGCACCTTTAGCGTTTATGCGAGGTCGTACCTTAGATAATGCTTTTGTCATTCTAGATGAGGCACAAAATACCACGCATTCTCAGATGAAAATGTTTTTGACGCGTATGGGAAAAAATGCCAAGTTCATCATTACTGGAGACCCAGGACAGATTGACTTACCGCGCAAAGTTTCTTCTGGATTAAAAGAAGCAATAGAAATTCTGAAAGATGTTGAAGGAATTGGTATGCTTTACTTGGATGACAAAGATATTGTACGCCATAAATTAGTAAAACGCATTGTAAATGCTTACAAAATTGTGGAAGACAGACGAGATACTATCAAACCAGATGATATAAAAAAGGTTGAAAACAATTAA